The genomic interval ATCGCGTCGGAGCCGTAGATCGACGAGGCGCCGTCCTCAAGCACCTCGATACGCTCGATCAGCGACAGCGGGATGGTGTTGAGGTCGACCGCCGAGCCGACGCCCGACGCCGAGGATTCGTTGACCCAGCGGATGCCGTCGACCAGCACCAGCACGCGCTTGGCGCCCAGGTGCCGCAGGTCGACCGTCGCGGCGCCGGCGCCGACGCCGCCGCCATCGGGCGGAAAGCCGAAGTTGCCGCTGGAATTGAACTTGGTATTGAGCGCGGCGCCGCTGGCGGTGAGGTTCTGCACGATGTCGGCGACGGAGGTGAACCCGCTGCGCTGGATGTCCTCACGTGTGAGCACCTGGACCGGGACCGCGGTCTCCATCTCTGCCTTGCGGATGCGCGTGCCGGTGACCTGCACGGTGTCGAGCGTGCGCGCCTGCGGCGCGGGGGCCGGCGGCTGCTGGGCGGCGGCAGCGAGCGGAAGCACGGCGAGCAGGGACGACGAGAGGGCTGCGGCCAGTCGGTGGCGGCGGATCGGCATCATGCGGGCTCCTGTGGCGAGGGTCGCCGACCTCCTGCCGGCACTTTGGTTGTAACGAATATTTAACCTGACCGCACCTGGGGTTTGCCCCAGGTTGACGTTCCGTTCACCCTCTGATTTCACAGCCGCCCAGGTCGCGCTGTGCTGCGCAATGCCCTACCAAGCGTCGACACGCGCAAGGGTATGGCCGCAGGCTCGATGGCGGGGCAAGTCACGCGAGGATGCGGCGGTGCCCGCTAGGCTGGTACCCAGTCCTCCTCGGGAGTTGTCCCATGCGTCTGCCCTCGATCCTGCTTTGCACTGCCCTGCTGGCGGCTTGTTCGCAGCCGGCCCCGCCGCCGGCCGCTGCGACCTCCGACGCCCGCCCCTCGCCGGAGGCCGCCGCAGCCCCCGCGGCTGTCGATACCGTCCCTGGAGACGAATCGGCGCACGATGTCCGCCAGCGCATCGGCCAATTGCTGGGCGAGGTCGCGCCTTACGAAACGGTGTTCGCGGCGCTGCAGAAAGGCGTGGCCGCCCACGATGCGAAGGCCGTGGCCACGCTGCCGATCTATCCGCTGCACATCAACGTAGCGGGCCAGAAACGCGAGATCGCCGATGCAGCCACGTTCGAGCGCGAGTACGACCGCATCATCACGGCCGATATCGCCCAGGCCGTCACCGCGCAGACGTTCGACACCCTGTTCGTGAACGCGCAGGGCGTGATGCTGGGCAATGGCCAGGTGTGGATCGGCAGCGTCTGCGCCGACGCCACCTGCGCCGACCCGCAGGTGGGCATCACCGCCATCCAGAACTGACGACGCGGGCACCGGTCGCCGTCCGCCCACCGCGCACGCCCAGCGGGCTGGGCGTGCGTTGGCCCTAGCCGCCCGCCTGATCGCGGACCGCGTCGGCCAACGGCGGCAGTTCGGCGCCGGTGTCGGCGCTGCCGCGGATCGCGGCATCGGCCGCGTCCATATCGAAGCCCTGCGCGGCGATCCAGTCGGGGCTGTAGTAGCTGTGCGCGTAGCGCTCGCCGCCATCGCACAGGATAGTGACGATCGCGCCGCTACGGCCGGCCGCGCGCATGATCTCGGCAACCCGCAGTACGCCGACAAAGTTGGTGCCGGTCGAGCCGCCGACGCGCCGACCCAGGCGCGCATTGACGTAGCGCATGCCCGCCAGGCTCAGCGCATCGGGGACGCGCACCATCGCATCGACGCAGCCGGGAATGAAGCTGGGCTCGGCACGCGGCCGGCCGATGCCCTCGATGCGCGAGGCCGGCGTCGGCGCGAGGTCCTCGGGCGCAGGCTCGCGGCGCAGGCTGCGCGCGTAGTGGTCGAAGAACGCCGAGTGCTCGGGATCGGCGCACAGCACCCGGGTATCGAAACCACGGTAGCGGGCATAACGCCCGATCGTCGCGCTGGTGCCACCGGTGCCGGCGCTGCAGACGATCCACGTCGGCACCGGATGCACTTCCTGCGCCATCTGCTTGAAGATCGACTCGGCGATGTTGTTGTTGGCCCGCCAATCGGTCGCGCGCTCGGCGTAGGTGAACTGGTCCATGAAATGGCCGCCGCACTCGCGCGCCAGCTGCGTAGAAGCCCCGGCGATGTCGCAGGCGTTCTGCACCAGGTGGCAGCGCCCGCCCTGGAACTCGATCGCGGCGATCTTCTCCGGCGACGTCGAGGCCGGCATCACTGCGACGAACGGCAGGCCGAGCAATCGCGCGAAATAGGCCTCCGATACCGCGGTCGAGCCGCTGGAGGCCTCGACCACCGTGCTGCCCGCGCGCAGCCAGCCGTTGGCCAGCGCGTACAGGAACAGCGAACGCGCCAGCCGGTGCTTCAGGCTGCCGGTCGGATGGCTGGACTCGTCCTTGAAATAGACGTCGATGCCGGGAAAGCCCGGCAGCGCGAGCGGGATCAGATGGGTGTCGGCCGAGCGGTTGAAATCGGCCTCGATCTTGCGGATGGCCTGCGCCACCCAGTCGCGGTTGGGCATGGGGCACTCGAGGGGACGCCGCGTACTGCGGCGACGCGCCGACAGCTTAAGCCCTGGCCGCGCCGGCGGCGAATGCGGCCGGCGCGGGGCGCCGCAGGCTCAACCCAGGCGCCGGCGCACGATGCGGTCGAACACCGCGACGGCGACCGGCAACAGCGCGTCGTCGAAGCGGAACGTCGGGTGGTGGCACATCGCGCTGTCGATGCCCAGAAACAGGTAGGCGCCCGGCCACTGTTCGAGCATGTAGGAGAAATCGTCGGAAAACGGATAGGCGCGCGCGTCGGTGTCGACGTGCTCCGGGCCGAGCACGTCGGCGAGCGCCGACGCCGCCAGCGCGGCCTGCTCGGGCGCGTTGACGCACGGCGGGCAGGCATGCGGCAGATGCAGCTGCACGCGGCAGCCGGAGATCGCGGCATGGCCGTCGCACAACGCGCGCAAGCGTTGCAGCAGCGCCTCGTGCACGTCCTTGGATAACGCCCGCAGCGTGCCGCTGAGCGTGGCGGTCGCCGGAATGATGTTGTGCGTGGTGCCGGCCTGCAGCGAGCCGACATTGATCAGCGCGGTTTCCATCGGATCGATATGGCGACCGACGATCGCCGGGATCTCGACCGCCAACCGCGCGGCGACCTGCAGCGGGTCGTTGGCCTTGTGCGGCGCGGCGGCGTGGCCGCCGACACCCTCGACCGTGATTTCGAACACCGCCAGCGACTGCAGCGTCGCGCCGATGCGCACGCTGGCCCGGCCCATGCCCAGCAGCGGCATGTTGTGGAAGGCGTAGACCTCGTCGCAGGCGAACCGCGTGAACAGCCCGTCCTCGATCATCCGGATCGCGCCGCGCCCGCCCTCCTCGGCCGGCTGGAAGATCAGCACCACGCGCCCGCTGGCCGGCGGGTGCGCGACCAGATGGCGGGCCACGCCCAGCAGCGCCGCGGTGTGGCCGTCGTGGCCGCAGGTGTGGGCCACGCCCGGACGCTGCGAGCGGAACGGCAGGTCGCTGTCCTCGTCCATCGGCAGCGCGTCCATGTCCGCACGCAGGCCGATCGACAGGCCCGGCTTGCCGCTGTCGACGACCGCGACCACACCGGTGCCGCCCAGGCCGGTATGCGCCTGAAGGCCGAGCGCGCGCAGGGTGTCGGCGACCAGCGCCGAGGTCCGCTGCTCCTCGAAACCCAGTTCGGGCCAGGCATGGATCGCCCGGCGCCAGTCGGTCATGGTCGGCGCCAGCGCGTGGATCGCCTCGGGCACGACAGGGGAAGACACGGTCATCGCAACACTCCATCGGCGGCGCGGCGCG from Luteimonas sp. S4-F44 carries:
- a CDS encoding PLP-dependent cysteine synthase family protein; amino-acid sequence: MPNRDWVAQAIRKIEADFNRSADTHLIPLALPGFPGIDVYFKDESSHPTGSLKHRLARSLFLYALANGWLRAGSTVVEASSGSTAVSEAYFARLLGLPFVAVMPASTSPEKIAAIEFQGGRCHLVQNACDIAGASTQLARECGGHFMDQFTYAERATDWRANNNIAESIFKQMAQEVHPVPTWIVCSAGTGGTSATIGRYARYRGFDTRVLCADPEHSAFFDHYARSLRREPAPEDLAPTPASRIEGIGRPRAEPSFIPGCVDAMVRVPDALSLAGMRYVNARLGRRVGGSTGTNFVGVLRVAEIMRAAGRSGAIVTILCDGGERYAHSYYSPDWIAAQGFDMDAADAAIRGSADTGAELPPLADAVRDQAGG
- a CDS encoding amidohydrolase; translation: MTVSSPVVPEAIHALAPTMTDWRRAIHAWPELGFEEQRTSALVADTLRALGLQAHTGLGGTGVVAVVDSGKPGLSIGLRADMDALPMDEDSDLPFRSQRPGVAHTCGHDGHTAALLGVARHLVAHPPASGRVVLIFQPAEEGGRGAIRMIEDGLFTRFACDEVYAFHNMPLLGMGRASVRIGATLQSLAVFEITVEGVGGHAAAPHKANDPLQVAARLAVEIPAIVGRHIDPMETALINVGSLQAGTTHNIIPATATLSGTLRALSKDVHEALLQRLRALCDGHAAISGCRVQLHLPHACPPCVNAPEQAALAASALADVLGPEHVDTDARAYPFSDDFSYMLEQWPGAYLFLGIDSAMCHHPTFRFDDALLPVAVAVFDRIVRRRLG